Below is a window of Chryseobacterium arthrosphaerae DNA.
GGATATTCCAGGCCTGAAGTGCTTCAGCTGAGGTTCAACGGGGAGCCTGTGGCTATAGGCGGGAAGACTTCCTATACCGATAAAATAGAAACCAGACTCCAGTTTGTCCTTGACCAGGGAGAAACCAACAGGCTGGCCCTTTATAATAATGAAACAGGCTCGGAAATAGCAAGATACAATATCAGTTATGATAATGTAGAGGATTATAAAAATATATATTTCTTTAACCTGCCCGGTATTTTTCTACAGGCAGATGCTGTAAAACCACAGGTGAATCTGGGAAAAGTAGGCTTTGAGTTTATTTTTCCGAACCTGGGAGAATATTCCGGATCTGCCCTTAAAAATGTAAAAGGGGTTTTAAAAAGAGAAAACGGGGTAGTGCTGGCAGAATTTGACAACATCGGAAAAGACAGCTTTACGTCTGTTAAAATTTATAGTAATTTCAGCATTACAGCTCCTGTATACCTTGAATTATATAAACCGGGAACTACAGAACCCTACACAGGATCCCAGCCCATTAGAGTTAAACTAAAACAGCGTATAGGTGCCAATATGATCGTACTTCAGGAAAAAACAGAAAATGGAGTATGGGTTGTAAAAGGTGACATTGATATTGCAGAATATCTATAATAACTGATGAGGAATTTTTTTAAACTTCAATGCATAGCTTTTGTTTTTATCCTTATTTCCTGTACAAATAATGATGAAAATGCTCCTGTTTTTCCTGAAGGAAGTACGGAATCTGTCAATCTCTGGGTACAGGATAGCATGAGAAGATATTATTATTGGGCAGATCAGATGCCTGCCCAACCGGATTATCATTTACCTGTAAAAGACTTTTTTCAGAGCCTTCTGTCTCCTCAGGACCGGTTTTCTTTTATTGTGAATACAGAAGATTCTTCCACCTATCCACGTTCTGTACGCAATATGTACGGTTTTGATTATACCGTGATCCAGTTGGGAAATGGGAAAGTGGTTACCGTGGTGAAGCTGGTTCTCCAGAATTCTCCTGCTTTCAATGCCGGACTGGAACGGGGAACAGTCATTACCAAAATCAACGGAAAAGCCGTAACCGCAGCCAATGCAGAAACCATTGCAGCATCTATGAAAGATTTTACTGTTCTGGACCTTACCGTAGGAAGCTGGAAAAACGGGACGGTGACTGATGAAAAGGACATTAAAGTATACTACGGTCTTTCTTTCCCGCAGTCTACCTTATCTAAAATATTTGAAAAAAACGGTAAAAAGGCAGGTTACCTTTATATCTACGATTTCCCGGAAGGAATGATGCCGGTTCTCAGTCAGAAATTTGCCGAGTTTAAAGCTGCCGGCGTGCAGGAACTTATCCTGGACCTGAGGTACAACTACGGAGGATCGGTATCCGCCGCTGCTGCTCTTTGTGCACTGATCCCTTCAGGAATATCATCCGATTCTCCATTCATTATTTTTAAGGGAAACAAAAACGGTGGTGAAGTGAAAAGGACTTTCTCTCAACAGATTGCCTATGAGCCCAAAGCAATTGGTTTCAATACATTACGGGCGAATGCATTAGGGTTGGGCAAAGTCTATATTCTTACGTCAAACAGTACCGCTTCTGCAGCTGAAATAGTCATCAATAATCTGAAACCTTATATGCAGGTTATCCAGATCGGGGATGTAACGCTGGGAAAAGATATGGCCGGATTTGTTGTAGAAGACCGCCGTAAGCCGAGAAAAATCCCATGGCAGATTCATCCCGTCATTTATAAAGTGTATAACGCCAATGGAGCCGGAGAATACAGCAGTGGAATTACACCACAGATTTCTGTAAATGAATATGGTGAGCTTCCCTTATTGCCCTTAGGTGACCCCAATGAAACCTTGATTTCCTCCGTCCTGAACGGCAATTACTTTAAAACAGCCAGTGGAGCAACCGTTTCAGGAAAAACCAGAATCCTGTTCCAGAGTGATGTACCTCCCATGGTTTTTGGAAAAGGAAGATAAGAGGAAAAGCCGGGAAGTGGAAAGACAAATCTTTATTTAAAAATAATCACAAAAAATAATAGTATGCAGGGAATAGAGCCAAAACTTCACACGAGCCTGACCAGCCGTATCGAATATTACCGCCTGCTGATAGAAGCGGTAAATGATCCTGAAGCCGGATCATCCGATGTAGCCACCCAGATTTCAGAATTGGGCCATCTGTATGAAGAGTATCTGCTTAATAAAAAGAATCTTGAACAGAGCATTAAGAACTACAGGGCATATCATAATGATTTAAGAAAGAAACTGACTTTAAGACTCCGGGAACTCAGAAGAAAAGAAAGACAGAAATAGCGTATTGCCTGCCATCAGGTTAAACGAGTAAAAATGATGCGGATATTTTATTCTCTTGGAGATTTCACAGATTGTATGGATGTCTGTGGATAAGAAAACAGAGATTTTCAAAGCTCTTTTGTAATTAAACCATATTTTTAAACCATTAAGGAGAATGATGTTTTTAAGCTAAGTTAAGGTAAAAATCAAAGATTTTTACGGTGCAGCTCTTAAATAAAGCGAAGCTCTTCTTAATATTCTTATCTTCTTAATTTGCTCTTAATGGTTCAAATAAAAAATATAAAATTTATTTGCAGATCAACACAGAATCTTTTGTGGTATTATTTTATTCTCTCACAGATTATGCAGATGTTTGAGATTTTCAAAGCTCTTTTGTAATTAAACCATATTTTAAAACCATTAAGGAGAATGAAGTTTTTAAGCTAAGTTAAGGTAAAAATCAAAGATTTTTACGGTGCAGCACTTAAAGCGAAGCTCTTCTTAATATTCTTATCTTCTTAATTATCTCTTAATGGTTCAAATAAAAAATATAAAATTTCATTTGCAAATCAAAGCAGGGTCTTTTTGGTGTTATTTTTTATTTCTCGCAGATGACGCAGATTACGCAGATGTTTGTACATAAAAAACTAAGATTTTCAAAAATCAATTAATTGAATTAATTCTTCTAAGAAAATTTTAGTGCGTTTTGATATAGCCAGCCATTGTTACATCTCTTCTTTTATTTTTAAATTCATACATTTATGACTTCAAGTTGAGAGGAGGTATTTATGAATTACTATGCATCAGATTTATCGGGATATCTGCACCTGTTTTGGCAGTTTTCCTGGCCGCAGTGGCTGGTGTTCAGTCTTATCATCAATGTTTTTCTGTATCTGTTTTCCATAGGACTTTATCTTTTTATAGACAGGACCTGCCGCAAAAGGGCTTTGCAGGAAAAGGATCATCCTGTCACAAAATCTGACTTGTATCTGAGCTTTCTTACCATCATTTGTAATAGTCTCGTCATGCTGATCGGTGTTTTTTTATGGAAAAACGGCTGGATTCAGCTGGGATCAGGACAGTCGGCAATGACGGTTATCCTGGAAGTGGCTGTACTGCTTCTGTTGATGGATCTTCTGATGTATTTCTTTCATTATGCAGCTCATTTACCTTTTGTTTACAAGCTGTTGCATGGAAAACACCATGAGCATGTAAGCACCAATTATCTGAGCCTTTTTGTACTTCATCCGTTAGAAACGATCGGTTTCGGATTGATGATGCTGGTATTGCTGATGAGCTATGATTTTTCTGTAATTTCAATTTCCGTTTATCTGCTGATCAATCTGATATGGGGAACTGTTGGCCATCTGAACAGAGAATTTTTTCCAGCCTCCTTCGACAGGTTTTTCGTGGGAACAACAAGATTTCATAATCTGCACCATCAGGATGAAACCAAAAACTTTGGATTTTATACATCTCTCTGGGACAGGCTGTTTGGAACTTATAAATAAGAATTATTTCACACTCTCTTCATCTGATCGATTGCAAATCGATGTATTCTTAGCTCCCTTACAATTCAGCATAAACAAAAATGAACTTTGCGTTAAAAAAATTATGGAGTAATTATTTCTCGCAGATTTTGCGGATTTCGCAGATGATTGGGATTGCTTATTATTTAAATATTTAATAAAAAAGCATGCTATGTACCTATGTGGTTAAGACTCTCACTTCGAATCATACCATGCATCTGCGCAGTCAAGATCTTCCGGATCCAATATTAAAACCTGAGATGATCTAAAACCTTACCCAGCAGGTAATTAAATTGATCCAGTTCTTTCGGGGACAGTATTGCAGAGGTCTGCCGGGTGATATTTTTCCGGAAAGTTTCTGAGTTCTCGATGATAAATCTCCCTTTTTCCGTGACAGAAAGATTAAATTTCCGGCGATCCGTTTCGTCTTGTTTCTGAATAATAAGATCATGCGTGATCAAAAACTTCAGCTGTTTTGAAATGGCTGCCTGGCTTATATTAAAAGCTGCTGAGATTTCTTTTCCCGTTGCTCCCTTTTTGCGGAGAATAAACTCAATAATATTATAATGAGCTGCCGTCACTCCATTAATGTTCCCTCTGTTCATATGAGCCAGAATAAGGCACTGAAAATCAGTAAATGTGTTAAAAAATTCTTTTTCAATCGGTTTCATGATAAATATACTTAACTTAGTTAATTATTAACAAAGATAATCATTGTATCATGGAAAATATAAAAATTACGAATGCAAGGCAGAATAATCTTAAAAATATTTCCATACATATTCCAAAAAATAAGATGGTTGTTTTTACGGGCGTATCAGGTTCAGGAAAATCATCGCTGGTATTTGAAACCATTGGTGCAGAAGCCCAGCGGCAGATCAATGAAACGCAGAACAGCTTTGTAAGAAACAGGCTGCAGCATTATGGCGTACCGGATGTAGATAAAATTGAAAACCTCAATGTTCCTATTATCATCAATCAGAAAAGGTTAGGAGGGAATGCAAGGTCAACGGTAGGAACGGCTGCTGATGTTTATGCTTCTCTGAGACTTCTGTTTTCAAGAATGGGAAGACCGTTTGTGGGATATTCCAATGTTTTTTCTTTCAACAACCCTCAGGGGATGTGCCCGGAATGTGAAGGATTGGGATTTATTCAGACCGTTAATATTACAACCCTGATTGATAAGAATAAATCTTTAAACGAGGGAGCGGTACAATTTCCAACCTTTCAGCCGGGAGGATGGCGATTAACCAGATATACTCTGTCCGGTTATTTTGATAATGATAAAAAGCTTAAAGACTTTACCGGTAAAGAATGGGAAATTCTGCTGTATGCGGAAGAACATAAACCTAAACATCCTCATAAAGATTGGGGAAAAACTGTAAAATATGAAGGAATTATTCCAAGAATAGAAAAAGCATTCCTTAAAAAAGATTCGAAGGAAAATATATCAAGAAAAGAGGCCCTCAAAAATGTTGTCATTACGAAAACCTGTCCATCCTGCCACGGGAAACGCCTTAATGAAAAGGTATTGTCCTGTACAATCCAGGGAAAAAGTATTGCCGACTGTACGGCACTCTCTATTGATGAATTGTCCGGATTTATCAATTCTTTAGAATCAAAAACCTATGAAGTGATCATTAAAGAACTTTCCGGGAAATTACAGAATATCATCAATATCGGATTGCAGTATCTGACACTGGACAGAAGTACCAATACGCTTTCCGGCGGTGAATCCCAACGGATAAAAATGGTCCGGAATCTGGGAAACAGCCTGGTAGACCTGCTGTATATTTTTGATGAGCCGAGTATTGGACTTCACCCGAAAGACTTACAAAACATTATCAGCATCATTGAGCAGATCAGGGACAAAGGAAATTCTGTACTGATTGTGGAACATGACCCTGATATTATCAAAACGGCAGACTGGGTGATCGATATAGGTCCCGGCTCCGGAAAAAACGGCGGTGAAGTAATATTTGAAGGGACATTCCGTGAGCTGATGAGGTCCAAAGGAAAAACAGGATCGTATTTTGCACAGAAGCCTGTCATCAATAAGCAACCAAGGCCGCACTCAGGTTATCTGGAAATCAGAAATGCAGATCTTCATAATTTAAAAAATATAAATGTCAATATTCCAACCGGGGTGATGACGGTGGTAACCGGTGTGGCCGGTTCAGGGAAAAGTTCTTTGATCAATAGGGTTTTACCAATGTTTTATCCGGATATTACGGTGATAGACCAGTCTATGTTTGCTGCCAGTGCCCGTTCCAATCTGCTCACGTATTTAAATATATCCGATACTGTGCGTCAGCTTTTTGCCCATTCTAATCATGTTTCGGAGAAACTTTTCAGCAGAAACAGTGAAGGGGCCTGTAAAAATTGTAAAGGATTGGGTGTTGAAAGAATAGATCTTGCCTTTATGGATGATATTGAGCAGCCTTGTGAAGAATGTGGCGGCTCCGGTTTTGACCCCAAAGTATTAAAGTACAGGTATCACCAAAAAACCATCGTAGAGGTAATGAATATGACTGTCTCAGAAGCTATCTCTTTTTTTACGGATCAATCGGTCATCAGACATTTTGAGGTACTGATTAGGTTAGGGCTGGATTATCTTATTTTGGGACAGCGTTTAGACAGTTTTTCCGGAGGAGAAAGACAACGGTTGAAATTAACCAGAGAACTCAGACACAGCCATCAGACAATCATTCTGGATGAACCGAGCACAGGGCTGCATCCCAGCGATACCCGGAAGCTTTTATCTTTTTTCAGTGAACTTACAGATCAGCATAATACCCTGATCGTTATAGAACATAATCTGGACATTATTGCCCAGGCAGACTGGATCATTGATATAGGACCGGGAGCAGGAAAATTGGGCGGGGAAATTATGTTTGAAGGAACTCCGGAAGAGCTGCTGAAGGATAAAATCTCCTATACTGGTCAGTTTTTAAGAAAGCATCTGAAATAATAATAAACCATTAAGATTTTTGAAGACAAAAGGAAGTCAGACAGCAGGCGTTTTCTTAAAGCGATGTTTTACTTAGCTATCCTTAAACTCTTATCCGATCTTAATGGTTTAAAACTATAAATCATTATGTCTTAAAAACACATAACAGGTAACTGGAATTGAGATCACTTGTTTTCTATTGAAGGAATATTCGTAATGATCTGCCATCTCCCATGGTTCTGTACACAGGTAATAAGAGATGAGAATCGCAGAACAGAACTCTCCAGAGAAACCTGTGCATAGGCAATATTATTTTTCTTTTCAATAGACTGATAAATAATTTCACGGGGCTTCCCTCCAAAAATCTTATCCCGTACCAGGCTGATATATTCTTCTTTGGAAATAACAAAGATCCCCGTCTGATCAAAAAATCCATCCTGAATGTTCTGATAATTGGGGTGAAGAATATGTTCCAGAAGTTCAGCGTCGCTGTTATCACCTCCTTTGATAAAACTTTCAATGGCTTGTTTTATTTTTTCCATAATTAATTAAAGTGTTTTAAAATTTGTGATTGCTGTAAACTGATTGTATCATAAACTTTTGCCTGATCTACCGTTCCTTCAAGAGGAAAGTAGGAAATATCGGCAATTCCCATGTGATTCAACAGCTGGGTTAGATGACTTTCCAAAGGATTCAATGCCCCCGTAGGAATGCCGCCCATGGAAGAAATAATGAAGGCCTTTTTATTTTCCAGCAATCCTTTTGGAATATTGTATCCTGAAAATGTTTTCTTCGTTCTGATCACCAGGTCAAAATAGGCTTTTAAAGATGAAGGAATACCATAGTTATACATCGGGCAGGTAATGAGAATTTCATTACATCCGTAAAGCTCACTGACCAGTTCATCAGACAGGCTGATGTTTTCTGAGTCCGGATTTTCACTGAAAAAGGCCTCCACGGTCTGCTGGGTAATATGCGGTAGAGGCGATCTGGTAACATCTCTTTCAAGGATGATTCCATTAGGATTCTTTACTTTCCATTGCCTGATAAAATAATCTCCAAGTGCTCTTGAATAAGAACCTTCAGTTCTTAGACTGCTGTCGATTCTGAGTAGTGTGTTCATACTTTTTTTCTTTAAAGACACACTGCTTTTGAGAAATGTGACATTTATTGCAGCCTTTTTAATTTTTCAGGATCTACAATGGAGTAGATTTCACGGATCATCCCCTGGGCATCAATATCCAGAATGTGACAATTATAAATGCGATCTCCCTGCCAGAAGCAGACTGCCGGCTGATGATTGAAAGTATGAAAGCTAAAAGGTTTATTGCCCAAAAACTGTTGCTGTACAAAAGCCAGAAGCTGCGCAGCAGCAGATTTTCCAACTTCAACCGCTTTGATTACACGAATCCGCTTTCCTCCATCTGCCGAGAGCCTGATATCATCCAGGAGAAGTTCCTCTATTTTCGGAATATTGCCGTCGCTTAATGCCTGCTGATACTGTTGGAGAATATTGGGATCAGCGGATGTGTTAATATGATCCGGGCGGTATTGTATATTCTGCAGTTGCTTGCCGGCACGGCTCAGCAGTTTACGGGAATTTTCTGCCGAAATATCAAGGATTTGTGCAATTTCCTGATGGGAATAATCAAAGGCTTCTTTGAGAATGTATACGGCACGTTCCCTTGCATTCAGCTTTTCTAAAAGAACCAGCAGGGTATATCGGGTTGTTTGTTCTTTAATCAGTTTATTTTCTGCATTATCAAAAGATATGGGCTCAGGAAGCCATTCTCCGTACACCATTTTTTTGCTGTGGCGGTTTTTAAAATTAATAGCATGGTTGACGGTGCTTTTGATCAGAAAATTGGTTTCATTTCTAATCTCTGACTGGTCCAAAGAAATATATTTTTCTATTACATCCTGTACCAGATCCTGGGAATCCTCATATGAACCGGTAATATTATAGGCATAGGTAAGCAGCCTGCTGTAATTTTCCTGCATGATATTTCTTTTTAAGACAAACTTAGTAAAGATAATGTGACAGTTTTTATTAAGATAAAAGATTTGTTGTAAACTAATACATAGATTATTATACTATGAACACATTCCCGGAAATTCTGTAAGATGAAAAATACTAAGGAAAAATAACCGGCAGAAAATATAAAACCGCATTGAAACAATTCCAATGCGGTTTATCATGATCAGTCAGTTTTAATGAAGAAGCAGATCCTGTTTAGTCGTTATCCACTCTGATCCACTTTCCGTTTTCTACACCTTCATAGAAATGATCGTTATGATAGATGATTGCTCCCTGAATATGTGTTTTGTTTGCCGGAAGAGTAAGCGTTTCCGGTATGGCATCAGTATTACGGATCATGTAGAGCTCATTTCCTTCTTTTATTACAATTCCTGTTCCTGAAATAAGTCTTGTAACACCTGCATCAGCTGGTGGATTCAATACCGTTGCAGGATTTAATTCTGATAAGCGTCTTGCTCCCATAGAAGCCGTACATCCTCTCAGAACATTATCCATCAGCATCATTACTCCGGGAGCAGGACACTCAGGATTGATATTCACAATAATCTCTTTATTGTTAATAACCACGGGACAGGCATCTCCGCCGGCAAATCTGATCCCTTTGAGACGGTAAACAAATGTTCCGGTCTGGTTTTTAGCATGCAGGATAATGGCTTCACCATTCGCTGCGGAAGTAATCTCCTGATCCGGACCATTATTAAGGGTATAGGTGAAAATATAGCTTTGTGCAAGAGATCCTTTAAACTTTACCTGTACATCACCTGTAGGCTGCTTTATGGCACTGGTTACGGAAGAAGCTGTGTTATCAGCAGGCAAAGCAACAGATGAAATCGTAAAGTCTTCTGTAATATTGCATCCATCCTGGCTGTATGTAACATTTACCCTGTAGGTTCCCGGCTGTGTGAAGGTAACCATACGGCCTGTGCTGATGGTTCCCTGGTTAGGGCTGTTGGTTTTAGTCCACGTATATGCTGCATTGGTATCTGTTCCGAACAAGGTGGAGGCATCATACGTTTTGGGAAATTCCGAAGCACAGAGGGTTTTATTTCCCCCGAAACCTGCTGCCTGTACATTGGTAGGAATGATGGTAAGATTACTGGTGTTTCCCAGATCCTGGCTGTTTCCAAAAGCATTTACAGGACGGGAGAAGTTCATATCTTTAATGGAAGCATAGAACATGGTATAGAGGGCTGCCGGATCAAGGCTGATGGTATTCTGGCCTGCGTTGGATCTGACTACGGAAATCCTGTTGCACGGTGTCCCTGTCATAAAGAGGTTTTCAGTTACCGTCTGGTTATTATCAACCTGGTAAGATCCGGGATTGAAATACAGCGTTTTATATTTTCCGGCAGAGATAAGTGTACTTACAGAGCTTCCGGTAGTACTTCCCAGGAAGGTCAGTTTATTAAAATTCCATACTTTGGATCCGGTATTTACACTGCCGTCTTTCCATATAGTAAGATCTCCAAAGCTGAAGGGGTCGGGCGTAGTGGTTGTCAGATATCCTATATCTGCTTTTACATCAGCTGTGTTCAGGGTTAACGGGTTGTTTCCGGAATTGACATAAAAATAAGGACTGTAGAAACCGTAAAAAGGAAGTGAAGCCATATAATAATTAGCTGTTCCTGCACTGTTTGTTCTGGTACCGGTAATCACAGACTGCCCGAAATCCACCACCGGATTATTATTGATGGTCTGATTCCAGCTGAAATTAAGCAAGGTAATAGGGTAGCTGTTGGTTTTGAATCCGGCAGTATTCGTAAAGTTCATATCTCCCTGGTAAGCACTTTTCAGCTCAAAATAATCCTGAGCATTGATGTTA
It encodes the following:
- a CDS encoding nuclear transport factor 2 family protein, producing the protein MEKIKQAIESFIKGGDNSDAELLEHILHPNYQNIQDGFFDQTGIFVISKEEYISLVRDKIFGGKPREIIYQSIEKKNNIAYAQVSLESSVLRFSSLITCVQNHGRWQIITNIPSIENK
- a CDS encoding S41 family peptidase — translated: MRNFFKLQCIAFVFILISCTNNDENAPVFPEGSTESVNLWVQDSMRRYYYWADQMPAQPDYHLPVKDFFQSLLSPQDRFSFIVNTEDSSTYPRSVRNMYGFDYTVIQLGNGKVVTVVKLVLQNSPAFNAGLERGTVITKINGKAVTAANAETIAASMKDFTVLDLTVGSWKNGTVTDEKDIKVYYGLSFPQSTLSKIFEKNGKKAGYLYIYDFPEGMMPVLSQKFAEFKAAGVQELILDLRYNYGGSVSAAAALCALIPSGISSDSPFIIFKGNKNGGEVKRTFSQQIAYEPKAIGFNTLRANALGLGKVYILTSNSTASAAEIVINNLKPYMQVIQIGDVTLGKDMAGFVVEDRRKPRKIPWQIHPVIYKVYNANGAGEYSSGITPQISVNEYGELPLLPLGDPNETLISSVLNGNYFKTASGATVSGKTRILFQSDVPPMVFGKGR
- a CDS encoding sterol desaturase family protein translates to MNYYASDLSGYLHLFWQFSWPQWLVFSLIINVFLYLFSIGLYLFIDRTCRKRALQEKDHPVTKSDLYLSFLTIICNSLVMLIGVFLWKNGWIQLGSGQSAMTVILEVAVLLLLMDLLMYFFHYAAHLPFVYKLLHGKHHEHVSTNYLSLFVLHPLETIGFGLMMLVLLMSYDFSVISISVYLLINLIWGTVGHLNREFFPASFDRFFVGTTRFHNLHHQDETKNFGFYTSLWDRLFGTYK
- a CDS encoding FMN-dependent NADH-azoreductase, which produces MNTLLRIDSSLRTEGSYSRALGDYFIRQWKVKNPNGIILERDVTRSPLPHITQQTVEAFFSENPDSENISLSDELVSELYGCNEILITCPMYNYGIPSSLKAYFDLVIRTKKTFSGYNIPKGLLENKKAFIISSMGGIPTGALNPLESHLTQLLNHMGIADISYFPLEGTVDQAKVYDTISLQQSQILKHFN
- a CDS encoding MarR family winged helix-turn-helix transcriptional regulator → MKPIEKEFFNTFTDFQCLILAHMNRGNINGVTAAHYNIIEFILRKKGATGKEISAAFNISQAAISKQLKFLITHDLIIQKQDETDRRKFNLSVTEKGRFIIENSETFRKNITRQTSAILSPKELDQFNYLLGKVLDHLRF
- a CDS encoding sigma-70 family RNA polymerase sigma factor, whose translation is MQENYSRLLTYAYNITGSYEDSQDLVQDVIEKYISLDQSEIRNETNFLIKSTVNHAINFKNRHSKKMVYGEWLPEPISFDNAENKLIKEQTTRYTLLVLLEKLNARERAVYILKEAFDYSHQEIAQILDISAENSRKLLSRAGKQLQNIQYRPDHINTSADPNILQQYQQALSDGNIPKIEELLLDDIRLSADGGKRIRVIKAVEVGKSAAAQLLAFVQQQFLGNKPFSFHTFNHQPAVCFWQGDRIYNCHILDIDAQGMIREIYSIVDPEKLKRLQ
- a CDS encoding ATP-binding cassette domain-containing protein, giving the protein MENIKITNARQNNLKNISIHIPKNKMVVFTGVSGSGKSSLVFETIGAEAQRQINETQNSFVRNRLQHYGVPDVDKIENLNVPIIINQKRLGGNARSTVGTAADVYASLRLLFSRMGRPFVGYSNVFSFNNPQGMCPECEGLGFIQTVNITTLIDKNKSLNEGAVQFPTFQPGGWRLTRYTLSGYFDNDKKLKDFTGKEWEILLYAEEHKPKHPHKDWGKTVKYEGIIPRIEKAFLKKDSKENISRKEALKNVVITKTCPSCHGKRLNEKVLSCTIQGKSIADCTALSIDELSGFINSLESKTYEVIIKELSGKLQNIINIGLQYLTLDRSTNTLSGGESQRIKMVRNLGNSLVDLLYIFDEPSIGLHPKDLQNIISIIEQIRDKGNSVLIVEHDPDIIKTADWVIDIGPGSGKNGGEVIFEGTFRELMRSKGKTGSYFAQKPVINKQPRPHSGYLEIRNADLHNLKNINVNIPTGVMTVVTGVAGSGKSSLINRVLPMFYPDITVIDQSMFAASARSNLLTYLNISDTVRQLFAHSNHVSEKLFSRNSEGACKNCKGLGVERIDLAFMDDIEQPCEECGGSGFDPKVLKYRYHQKTIVEVMNMTVSEAISFFTDQSVIRHFEVLIRLGLDYLILGQRLDSFSGGERQRLKLTRELRHSHQTIILDEPSTGLHPSDTRKLLSFFSELTDQHNTLIVIEHNLDIIAQADWIIDIGPGAGKLGGEIMFEGTPEELLKDKISYTGQFLRKHLK